In one window of Tellurirhabdus rosea DNA:
- a CDS encoding MFS transporter, with the protein MIGPFLRTYRNAFRGLSPSVWLLAGVMLINRSGTMVLPYLTLYLTQHLHFSVTDAGIVMAVYGAGAFCGTFLGGRLTDRLGFYPVQFLSLLTAGFFLIGLQFLHDFYVICATVFVYTLVGDAFRPANSAAVAHYSTAENRTRAYSMNRLAINLGWSVGGGLGGLLAGIDYSLLFWVDGLTCVAAAAVLRLYLPKPAAPVLSRDPLAEDVPPIRSPYRDGLYLAFAFFTMLNAVVFMQLFSLVPLYFKQVLLLKETQIGLLMTMNGLLIVAVEMAFVYAVERRYPAGKVRLISGGVAAIGLSYLLLLTGNWPGVAVVMVLLNTFGEMMSMPFMQAFSVERSDERSRGQYLAVYSMAYAIAQIAAPALGSQIVERAGFLTLWVAAAGICALSAAGFWWLSGQVRTGVSREVSVS; encoded by the coding sequence ATGATTGGCCCTTTTTTACGTACCTATCGCAATGCCTTCCGGGGACTGTCGCCTTCTGTCTGGCTGCTGGCGGGGGTGATGCTCATCAACCGCAGCGGCACGATGGTGCTGCCTTATCTGACGCTTTACCTCACCCAGCACCTGCATTTCAGCGTGACCGACGCGGGCATTGTTATGGCCGTTTACGGAGCCGGGGCTTTCTGCGGAACCTTCCTCGGCGGGCGGCTCACCGACCGGCTGGGCTTCTATCCGGTTCAGTTTCTGAGTCTGCTCACGGCCGGGTTCTTCCTCATCGGGCTTCAGTTTCTGCACGATTTCTACGTCATCTGCGCCACGGTTTTTGTCTACACGCTGGTCGGCGATGCCTTTCGGCCGGCCAACTCGGCGGCGGTGGCCCATTACAGCACGGCCGAAAACCGCACGCGGGCGTATTCGATGAACCGGCTGGCCATCAACCTAGGCTGGTCGGTGGGTGGCGGACTGGGCGGCTTACTGGCGGGCATCGATTACAGCCTGCTGTTCTGGGTCGATGGGCTGACCTGTGTGGCGGCGGCGGCCGTGCTGCGCCTGTATCTCCCCAAACCGGCGGCTCCGGTGCTTTCCCGGGACCCATTGGCGGAAGACGTGCCGCCCATTCGTTCGCCGTACCGCGACGGGCTGTACCTGGCTTTTGCCTTCTTTACCATGCTCAACGCGGTCGTGTTCATGCAGTTGTTCAGCCTGGTGCCGCTGTATTTCAAACAGGTGCTGCTGCTGAAGGAAACCCAGATCGGCCTCCTGATGACGATGAACGGGCTGCTGATCGTGGCCGTCGAAATGGCGTTTGTGTACGCCGTGGAGCGGCGGTATCCGGCCGGTAAGGTCCGGCTGATCAGCGGCGGCGTGGCGGCCATCGGCCTGTCGTACCTGCTGCTGCTGACGGGCAACTGGCCGGGAGTGGCCGTGGTGATGGTGCTGCTCAATACGTTCGGCGAAATGATGTCGATGCCTTTCATGCAGGCCTTCTCGGTGGAGCGCTCCGACGAGCGGAGCCGGGGGCAATACCTGGCGGTGTACTCGATGGCCTACGCCATCGCCCAGATCGCGGCCCCGGCCCTCGGTTCGCAGATTGTGGAGCGGGCGGGCTTCCTGACGCTCTGGGTGGCGGCGGCCGGGATATGTGCGTTGTCGGCGGCCGGATTCTGGTGGCTCAGTGGGCAGGTGCGGACGGGTGTGTCCAGGGAGGTTTCTGTGTCGTAA
- a CDS encoding PAS domain-containing protein has protein sequence MSSKHLQSSEKQAGERDIRQGIALDAAYVKTFIDHAPVILWITNPDGYCVYLNEKWYEYTGQSIEEAVGRGWLNSVHPEDLSRTGDIFQEAISAQKTFRSEYRLRDRFGNYRWMLDAGSPKFDSEGQYEGFAGTVIDIHDRKLAESRQQESEERLRLAVESAELGTWDLNPLTGELTWSDRCRELFGLPAGSPVDYNLFLAGLHPEDRQRTDDIVQTVLRPGSDGLYDIEYRTVGLVDNKLRWVKAKGRALHEDGAPIAHRFIGTVLDITEVKAKGEELEQHVAERTRELQEANTNLERSNYSLQQFAYVASHDLQEPLRKIQAFSDVLEQEYAAHLPPGAYDILNRMRKSAQRMNSLVRDLLSFSRLTTRQEPSQQVPLQELIGEVLGDLETTLQQTSAEVTVCSLPVLTGNRTQLRQLFQNLLTNAIKFTQPGQTPHVRVSSRKVASAELPEPTTENRQWHLIEVKDNGIGFDAKYIERIFELFQRLHGKSQYEGTGIGLAICKKVVENHGGQITAHSQPGQGATFQIYLPG, from the coding sequence ATGTCAAGCAAGCATTTACAATCGAGTGAGAAACAGGCCGGTGAACGAGACATTCGACAGGGAATTGCGCTGGATGCTGCTTATGTCAAAACGTTTATCGATCACGCACCTGTTATTCTCTGGATCACAAATCCCGATGGGTATTGTGTGTATCTGAATGAGAAATGGTATGAATACACCGGCCAGTCGATAGAAGAAGCTGTCGGACGGGGCTGGCTTAATTCGGTGCATCCGGAAGATCTGAGCCGAACGGGCGACATCTTCCAGGAGGCCATTAGCGCGCAGAAGACGTTTCGCTCCGAATACCGCCTCCGGGACCGCTTCGGCAATTACCGCTGGATGCTGGATGCCGGTTCGCCCAAATTTGATTCCGAAGGCCAGTACGAAGGCTTTGCCGGAACCGTAATTGATATTCACGACCGCAAACTGGCCGAATCCCGTCAGCAGGAAAGCGAAGAACGCCTCCGGCTCGCCGTCGAATCGGCCGAACTGGGCACCTGGGATTTGAATCCGCTGACCGGAGAACTCACCTGGTCGGACCGCTGCCGGGAGCTTTTCGGCCTCCCGGCGGGCTCCCCGGTCGATTATAATCTTTTTCTGGCCGGACTTCATCCCGAAGACCGCCAGCGCACCGACGACATTGTGCAAACCGTGCTGCGCCCCGGTAGCGACGGCCTTTACGATATTGAATACCGGACGGTTGGTCTGGTGGACAACAAACTGCGCTGGGTGAAAGCCAAAGGCCGGGCCCTGCACGAAGACGGCGCGCCTATCGCCCACCGCTTTATCGGGACGGTACTCGACATCACCGAAGTGAAAGCCAAAGGCGAGGAACTGGAGCAGCACGTGGCCGAGCGGACGCGCGAACTTCAGGAGGCCAACACCAACCTCGAACGGTCCAATTATTCGCTTCAGCAGTTTGCCTACGTGGCCTCCCACGACCTGCAGGAGCCGCTGCGCAAGATTCAGGCGTTCAGCGACGTGCTGGAGCAGGAATACGCCGCCCATCTGCCGCCCGGCGCGTACGATATTCTGAACCGGATGCGCAAGTCGGCCCAGCGGATGAACAGCCTCGTCCGGGATCTGCTGTCCTTTTCCCGGCTCACCACGCGGCAGGAGCCGTCGCAGCAGGTGCCGTTGCAGGAACTGATCGGGGAAGTGCTCGGCGATCTGGAAACGACCCTTCAGCAGACCAGCGCCGAAGTGACCGTCTGTTCGCTGCCCGTCCTGACCGGCAACCGCACCCAGCTCCGGCAGCTTTTTCAGAACCTGCTGACCAACGCCATCAAATTCACGCAGCCCGGCCAAACGCCCCACGTCCGGGTTTCTTCCCGGAAAGTGGCCAGCGCGGAACTGCCCGAGCCGACCACCGAAAACCGGCAGTGGCACCTCATTGAAGTAAAAGACAACGGCATTGGCTTCGATGCGAAGTACATCGAGCGCATTTTCGAGCTTTTCCAGCGGCTGCACGGCAAAAGTCAGTACGAAGGAACCGGGATCGGACTGGCGATCTGCAAAAAAGTAGTCGAAAACCACGGCGGCCAGATCACCGCCCACAGCCAGCCCGGACAAGGCGCCACGTTCCAGATCTACCTGCCGGGGTGA